CATGGGCCAGTGTTCCGCACCAGTGTTTTTGGGGGGACGACGGTGTTTGTGGGATCGGCGATCGCCAATCAGATGGTCTTTAATGGCGATCTGAAATACACGGAAATTGCCCTCCCCACCACCACCATGACCATGTTTGGGGAGCATAGTCTCTTTCAGCGTCCCGATCTCCATGGATCCCGCAAAACTGCCCTCCGTCCTGGATTTACGGGGGCTAATCTCGATCACTACATTCCTCGCCTGGATACTCTCATTGGCCAGGGTCTAGGGACGTGGCAACCCGGCGATCGCGTCCCCCTGTTTCCCGCCGTCGCCGATCTCTGTTTTGATGCCCTGGTGCCCCTGTTATTGGGTATCGATCTCAACGATTCCCAGGGGGATCCCTGGGCTGGCCTGTCTCTGTCTGCTAAACCCCAACTGTGCAGTCTCTACCAAACCTTTTTTGATGGTTTCTATGGCCTGGTGCCCTGGAATGTCCCCTGGACTAGCTATGGACGCGGACTCCAAGCCCGGAGCCAGTTACTGGAGTTTATGGCGGGCATTGTGGCGCGGCGGCGACAGGAGACCCAGACGACCCAGAGCCTCGACCCCCGCAACGATTTTCTGGCCATGATGTTGGCCCAGCAACAGGCGGATCCCCAGGGGGTTTTCAGCGATGCCCTGATCCAAAACCAATGTTTGCTGCAACTGTGGGCTTCCCATTATGAAATTTCGGGGTTGGTGTCCTCCTGGATGGAGCAAATGGGACGGCACCCGGCGATCGTCGAACGCCTCTTAGCAGAACAGGCCCAAGTCTGGGGATCTGCCCCTGATGGGGACCCGGCCCTTAGCCCCAGTGCCTTGAAACAACTGCCCATCCTAGAGTCCACCCTTAAGGAAACCCTGCGGGTCACGCCCCCCTCCTCCACAGCCACCCGCAGGCTCACCCGTGATGTGGTGGTGGGAGGGCTGCTGTTTAAGCAGGGGTGGGGCTTGGT
This region of Prochlorothrix hollandica PCC 9006 = CALU 1027 genomic DNA includes:
- a CDS encoding cytochrome P450, which produces MDQSPPPIQILEPGQVPDPTLALPPRQPQPWDTVAYIADPDRFCRQNFHRHGPVFRTSVFGGTTVFVGSAIANQMVFNGDLKYTEIALPTTTMTMFGEHSLFQRPDLHGSRKTALRPGFTGANLDHYIPRLDTLIGQGLGTWQPGDRVPLFPAVADLCFDALVPLLLGIDLNDSQGDPWAGLSLSAKPQLCSLYQTFFDGFYGLVPWNVPWTSYGRGLQARSQLLEFMAGIVARRRQETQTTQSLDPRNDFLAMMLAQQQADPQGVFSDALIQNQCLLQLWASHYEISGLVSSWMEQMGRHPAIVERLLAEQAQVWGSAPDGDPALSPSALKQLPILESTLKETLRVTPPSSTATRRLTRDVVVGGLLFKQGWGLVAEPRIAHIMAEHFQDPDRFDPDRFLGDRNEGKPYTFIPFGGGVHACLGAQMALVVAKVFAIHLLRQFTWAGVEPPRYVQFPLKHLKADYCIQLRSRSR